The following proteins come from a genomic window of Chitinivibrionales bacterium:
- a CDS encoding glycosyltransferase, with protein sequence MTALIILCILYILCSVTLLAYGLQCYVLTGLFIRKRNQVVPRQREIMHKFDFLTDESRFPSVIIQLPMYNEKTVAVRVIEAAAAMDYPVSRYEIQVLDDSTDETRGYVDDAVTRLGKEGVRISAIRRTDRTGFKAGALQHGLQYTDAEFIAIFDADFVPKPDFLKKALPFFVDRPKLGLVQARWTHLNPKASLLTRGQSVGIDGHFMVEQAARSWNNLFMNFNGTAGVFRREAIETSGGWQHDTLTEDMDLSYRMQLNDWETEYVPDIEVPAEVPEDINAFKNQQFRWAKGSIQTAIKIVPLLIEKKISVFKFLQAILHLTHYVVHPLMLMMALLSMPILYFVKISLSPFMFGIVVSSMVLATSGPSTMYMVSQHFLGNKSIKKFFLIPIMMLIGTGLAVNNGKAVLEALFRLQSPFHRTPKKGEKNGGYYKPLKDITALIEIVMGCYCLISLRMFFGYTNFVVSPFLMLYASGFMFVGALSIIHFQKPDLIDFKLKRFGLAQKKV encoded by the coding sequence ATGACCGCTCTCATTATTCTCTGTATTCTCTATATTCTCTGTTCGGTAACACTTCTTGCCTATGGTCTTCAGTGTTATGTTCTGACCGGGCTGTTTATCAGGAAGCGCAATCAGGTAGTACCCCGTCAGCGGGAGATCATGCACAAATTCGATTTCCTTACCGATGAAAGCCGTTTCCCCTCGGTTATCATTCAGCTTCCCATGTATAACGAAAAGACGGTTGCCGTGCGTGTTATTGAAGCGGCTGCGGCCATGGATTATCCGGTTTCCCGCTATGAAATACAGGTTCTCGATGATTCCACCGATGAAACCCGGGGGTATGTCGATGATGCGGTTACTCGTCTCGGCAAAGAGGGGGTTCGCATCAGCGCTATCCGGCGCACCGACCGGACCGGTTTCAAGGCCGGCGCACTTCAGCACGGCTTACAGTATACCGATGCCGAGTTTATCGCGATTTTCGATGCCGATTTCGTTCCGAAACCAGATTTTTTGAAAAAAGCGCTTCCTTTTTTCGTCGACCGACCAAAACTGGGGCTGGTGCAGGCCCGGTGGACCCACCTCAATCCAAAGGCATCCCTGCTGACACGGGGGCAGTCCGTGGGTATCGACGGTCACTTCATGGTCGAACAGGCGGCGCGAAGCTGGAATAACCTGTTCATGAATTTCAACGGCACGGCCGGCGTGTTCCGTCGTGAAGCTATCGAAACTTCCGGCGGATGGCAGCATGATACCCTCACCGAAGACATGGATCTTTCATACCGAATGCAGCTCAATGACTGGGAAACCGAGTATGTACCCGATATCGAAGTCCCTGCCGAAGTCCCCGAGGATATCAATGCCTTTAAAAATCAGCAGTTCAGATGGGCCAAAGGATCGATTCAGACCGCTATAAAAATTGTTCCCCTTCTTATTGAGAAAAAGATCTCTGTTTTTAAATTTTTGCAGGCAATTCTTCATCTCACCCATTATGTGGTTCATCCACTCATGCTCATGATGGCATTGCTTTCGATGCCGATTTTATACTTCGTAAAAATATCGCTGTCGCCGTTCATGTTCGGTATTGTTGTTTCATCGATGGTTCTTGCTACCAGCGGACCATCAACAATGTATATGGTATCGCAGCATTTTCTGGGTAATAAAAGTATTAAGAAATTTTTCCTTATTCCTATTATGATGCTGATCGGAACAGGCCTCGCGGTCAACAACGGGAAAGCTGTACTGGAAGCCCTTTTCAGATTACAATCACCGTTTCATCGGACGCCGAAAAAGGGCGAGAAAAACGGCGGCTACTACAAGCCTCTTAAAGACATCACCGCACTTATCGAGATTGTCATGGGTTGCTATTGCCTGATAAGCCTGCGGATGTTTTTCGGCTATACCAATTTTGTGGTCAGCCCATTTCTAATGCTCTATGCATCGGGATTTATGTTCGTGGGAGCATTATCGATCATCCATTTTCAGAAACCTGATCTGATCGATTTCAAATTGAAACGATTCGGTTTGGCGCAGAAAAAAGTATAA
- the hcp gene encoding type VI secretion system tube protein Hcp: MPIPAYMWMTDENGSEVKGSVDVAGREGSIEVHEFHHEVRIPTDPDTGKLTGTRKHEAITLVKAYDASSPYLYKAVCEGQTFTQVELKWFRIDDTGTETEYFNHLLEDVKICSVQPIMYNVKDPTKERYLHLEKVSMRYQKITWTYLDGNLQASDSWREGR, encoded by the coding sequence ATGCCAATACCGGCCTATATGTGGATGACAGATGAAAACGGCAGTGAAGTTAAAGGTTCTGTGGATGTCGCTGGCCGTGAAGGAAGTATCGAAGTTCATGAGTTTCATCATGAAGTGCGGATCCCCACCGATCCCGATACCGGTAAGCTGACAGGTACCAGAAAGCATGAAGCCATTACGCTTGTGAAAGCCTATGATGCTTCATCGCCGTACCTTTACAAAGCAGTGTGTGAGGGCCAGACTTTCACGCAGGTCGAGCTGAAGTGGTTCCGTATTGATGATACAGGCACCGAAACCGAATATTTCAACCATCTTTTAGAAGATGTGAAGATTTGTTCGGTCCAGCCGATCATGTACAATGTTAAAGACCCCACAAAGGAACGCTATCTTCATCTCGAAAAGGTGAGCATGCGTTACCAGAAGATCACCTGGACCTACCTCGATGGAAACCTTCAGGCTTCCGATTCCTGGAGAGAAGGAAGGTAA
- the gmd gene encoding GDP-mannose 4,6-dehydratase, protein MSPKKAFITGVSGQDGSYLTELLLDKGYEVHGMIRRASSFNRERIEHIHQRGKQKENFYLYYGDVSDSSNLNRLVEKIQPDEIYNLAAQSHVKVSFEVPEYTAEVDALGTLRLLDAIKETGLKCKFYQASTSELYGKVQEVPQSETTPFYPRSPYGVAKLYAFWIVKNYREAYNLHASNGILFNHESPRRGENFVTRKITLGVTGVQAGTKDCIRLGNLSARRDWGYAPDYVNAMWLMLQKETPDDYVIATGEMHTVREFVEKSFACLDMEIEWQGENENERGVDKKSGKTVVEVDPKYYRPTEVEQLCGNPTKANQELGWKPTVTFDQLVEIMVKADRETVKSR, encoded by the coding sequence ATGTCTCCAAAAAAAGCTTTCATTACCGGTGTTTCCGGTCAGGATGGTTCTTATCTTACCGAGCTGTTGCTCGATAAAGGGTATGAAGTCCACGGGATGATCCGTCGGGCGAGCAGTTTTAACCGGGAGCGGATCGAACATATTCATCAGCGAGGCAAGCAGAAGGAAAATTTTTACCTTTACTACGGCGATGTCTCCGACAGCAGTAATCTCAACCGGTTGGTGGAGAAAATTCAACCCGATGAGATCTATAATCTTGCCGCTCAGTCTCATGTGAAAGTCTCCTTCGAGGTGCCCGAGTATACCGCCGAGGTCGATGCCCTGGGAACCCTTCGCCTGCTCGACGCCATCAAGGAGACCGGATTGAAATGCAAATTCTATCAGGCGTCGACATCAGAACTCTACGGAAAAGTGCAGGAAGTTCCCCAGAGCGAAACAACACCGTTCTATCCCCGTTCGCCCTATGGGGTAGCCAAACTGTATGCGTTCTGGATTGTCAAAAACTACCGTGAAGCCTATAATCTTCATGCAAGCAACGGCATCCTTTTTAACCACGAGTCCCCCCGACGGGGAGAGAATTTTGTCACCCGAAAAATTACACTGGGCGTTACCGGAGTCCAAGCCGGGACCAAGGACTGTATCCGGCTGGGAAATCTCAGTGCCCGCCGGGACTGGGGATACGCACCCGATTATGTGAATGCCATGTGGCTCATGCTGCAAAAAGAGACGCCCGATGATTACGTTATCGCCACCGGTGAAATGCATACGGTCCGTGAGTTTGTGGAAAAGAGCTTTGCATGCCTCGATATGGAAATCGAATGGCAGGGCGAAAATGAGAATGAGAGAGGTGTTGATAAAAAGAGCGGAAAAACGGTCGTGGAAGTCGATCCGAAATACTATCGTCCTACCGAAGTCGAACAGCTCTGTGGGAATCCAACAAAGGCAAACCAGGAACTTGGATGGAAACCGACCGTGACCTTTGATCAGCTGGTTGAGATAATGGTAAAAGCCGACCGGGAAACGGTCAAATCGAGATAA
- a CDS encoding GHMP kinase, producing the protein MIIRTQAFPRAALIGNPSDGYFGKTIAFTFRNFYAGVVLYESPELEILPSVRDHSVFQSIQDLVLDVNHHGYYGGIRLLKAAIKVFHDYCSEKGIVLHNDNFTIRYSSNIPHLVGLAGSSAIITACFRALMAYYGVKIVKPVLANLILSVEKEQLGISAGLQDRVAQVYQGPVYMDFNQKHMDEKGYGIYEMLSRDQFPSLYIAYRADLSEGSDIFHNNLRERFNRGESEVIEAMGKWGELTDKVHDSLVAKKNDRIHDLLNENFDIRRKLCRISKDNIAMVEAARGVGASAKFTGSGGAIIGTYTDETMFQSICEALTPTGVEVIKPDISPESDE; encoded by the coding sequence ATGATTATTCGAACTCAAGCTTTTCCCCGCGCTGCGCTGATCGGTAATCCCTCCGACGGTTATTTCGGGAAGACGATCGCTTTTACATTCAGGAATTTTTATGCCGGGGTGGTGCTGTACGAATCACCGGAGTTGGAGATCCTTCCGAGCGTGCGTGACCATTCGGTATTTCAAAGCATTCAGGATCTTGTGCTCGATGTCAACCATCACGGGTATTACGGCGGGATCCGTCTTTTGAAAGCGGCCATAAAGGTATTTCACGATTATTGCTCCGAAAAAGGAATTGTTCTTCATAACGATAACTTCACCATTCGTTATTCATCGAATATCCCCCATCTTGTGGGACTTGCGGGCTCGAGTGCGATCATTACTGCCTGTTTTCGGGCACTCATGGCCTATTATGGGGTGAAAATTGTCAAACCTGTCCTTGCTAATCTTATTTTATCGGTTGAAAAGGAACAGCTCGGCATATCCGCAGGTCTTCAGGACCGGGTGGCCCAGGTTTATCAGGGCCCGGTCTATATGGATTTCAATCAGAAGCATATGGATGAAAAGGGCTATGGCATCTATGAAATGCTGTCCCGGGACCAGTTTCCATCGTTATATATCGCCTATCGGGCCGACCTCTCGGAGGGCTCCGATATTTTTCATAACAACCTTCGGGAGAGGTTTAACCGGGGCGAGTCTGAGGTTATCGAAGCCATGGGCAAATGGGGTGAGCTTACCGATAAGGTGCATGATTCGCTGGTTGCGAAAAAGAATGATCGAATCCATGATCTTCTCAACGAAAATTTTGATATACGTAGAAAACTCTGCCGTATCAGTAAAGATAATATCGCCATGGTTGAAGCTGCCCGGGGCGTTGGAGCAAGCGCAAAGTTCACCGGCTCCGGCGGCGCAATAATCGGGACCTATACCGATGAAACTATGTTTCAATCGATCTGTGAAGCCCTGACACCCACGGGAGTTGAGGTTATCAAGCCCGACATTTCACCGGAAAGTGACGAATGA
- a CDS encoding MarR family EPS-associated transcriptional regulator, translating to MGFPKYNFCSQVEQMKPNIEYKIIREIEKEPCQTQRGLAKKLNVSLGKANYVLAGLVEKGIIKAKKLKNQPGQIRWQYLLTPKGVKEKIVITQGYLNNRLDEFDKLQQEITELKKAVGDISPLSKHP from the coding sequence ATGGGGTTCCCGAAGTATAATTTTTGTTCACAAGTTGAACAAATGAAACCAAATATCGAATACAAGATCATTCGAGAAATCGAAAAAGAGCCCTGTCAGACCCAGCGCGGTCTTGCAAAGAAGCTGAATGTCAGCCTGGGAAAGGCGAATTACGTGCTTGCCGGCCTTGTTGAGAAGGGTATTATCAAGGCGAAGAAACTGAAAAATCAGCCGGGGCAAATCCGGTGGCAGTATCTTCTAACGCCCAAGGGGGTTAAGGAGAAGATCGTGATTACCCAGGGATATCTCAACAATCGTCTCGATGAATTCGACAAGCTGCAGCAGGAGATCACCGAATTGAAAAAAGCGGTCGGTGACATATCGCCTTTGAGTAAACATCCATAA
- the tssC gene encoding type VI secretion system contractile sheath large subunit → MANQEEKQAEAQAENATSLEYIYQTMNLSVPESAVDVVNYKNAEALADSNANERIGAALAFFVSSVLESEQTVDKIDKVLLDQHIAEIDKKLSHQLDEIIHNEKFQKMESAWRSLKFLVDRTDFRKNVKIDLLDASKDELAEDFEDAPETIQSGLYKHVYTDEYDTPGGEPYGAIVSNYDFNSGAADVGLLQEIAKVSSSCHCPFIGSATPKFFGKDNVHDLPKIEDLHNYMERSEFLKWNSFRESEDSRYVGLVLPRFALRLPYGSETQPVKEFNYEEGVKGDDHEKYLWGNASFAFAANMVRSFVDNGWCVQIRGPEAGGKVEDLPIHLYDVGKGKQMKIPTEILIPETREFEFAQEGFIPLSFYKNRNYACFFSANSTQKPQEYDDPAITANMRINSRLPYIFLVSRIAHYLKVIQRENIGSTKSRKVLQDELQEWINGLVTEMNDPGPELIATHPLKAAEVEVKEIEDNPGFFTVGLAVMPHFQIEGIDINLSLVSQMPKSK, encoded by the coding sequence ATGGCAAATCAAGAAGAAAAACAGGCGGAAGCACAGGCCGAAAATGCAACCAGCCTGGAATATATTTATCAGACAATGAATTTATCGGTCCCCGAATCAGCGGTGGATGTTGTCAATTATAAGAATGCCGAGGCACTGGCCGACAGTAATGCCAATGAACGAATCGGTGCGGCCCTGGCCTTCTTTGTCAGCAGCGTTCTCGAATCTGAACAGACCGTCGATAAAATCGATAAGGTGCTGCTCGATCAGCATATCGCCGAAATCGACAAAAAACTGTCACACCAGCTGGATGAAATCATACATAATGAGAAATTCCAGAAAATGGAATCGGCATGGCGGAGTCTGAAGTTTCTGGTCGACCGCACCGATTTCCGGAAAAATGTCAAGATCGACCTTCTGGATGCATCCAAGGATGAATTGGCGGAAGATTTCGAAGATGCTCCCGAAACAATCCAGTCGGGGCTTTACAAACATGTCTATACCGATGAGTATGACACACCCGGCGGTGAACCCTACGGCGCAATCGTCTCCAATTACGATTTTAACAGCGGCGCGGCCGATGTCGGTCTGCTGCAGGAAATCGCAAAGGTTTCATCATCATGCCATTGCCCCTTTATCGGTTCGGCAACACCGAAATTTTTTGGGAAGGATAATGTCCACGACCTTCCGAAAATCGAAGACCTTCATAACTACATGGAGCGTTCCGAATTTCTGAAATGGAACAGTTTCAGGGAGTCCGAGGATTCTCGATATGTCGGCCTGGTGCTTCCCCGGTTTGCACTCCGTCTGCCCTACGGTTCCGAAACGCAGCCGGTGAAGGAATTCAATTATGAAGAGGGTGTGAAAGGCGACGACCACGAAAAATATCTCTGGGGGAATGCATCCTTTGCTTTCGCAGCCAACATGGTGCGCTCATTTGTTGACAACGGATGGTGTGTGCAGATCAGAGGCCCGGAAGCCGGCGGAAAGGTCGAGGATCTGCCGATTCACCTGTACGATGTCGGTAAAGGCAAACAGATGAAAATTCCTACCGAGATTCTCATTCCTGAAACGCGGGAATTTGAATTTGCCCAGGAAGGATTCATTCCGCTTTCATTCTATAAAAACAGAAACTACGCCTGTTTCTTTTCTGCTAATTCGACTCAGAAACCACAGGAGTATGATGATCCTGCAATCACGGCAAATATGCGGATTAATTCGCGGCTTCCCTATATTTTCCTTGTTTCCCGTATCGCCCATTACCTGAAGGTAATACAGCGTGAAAATATCGGATCCACCAAGAGCCGGAAAGTACTGCAGGATGAATTGCAGGAATGGATTAACGGACTGGTAACCGAAATGAACGATCCCGGTCCCGAGCTGATCGCTACCCATCCGCTGAAAGCCGCTGAAGTTGAAGTGAAAGAGATCGAGGATAATCCTGGATTTTTCACGGTTGGCCTTGCGGTCATGCCGCACTTCCAGATCGAGGGTATCGATATCAATCTGTCGCTGGTATCGCAGATGCCGAAAAGTAAGTAG
- the tssB gene encoding type VI secretion system contractile sheath small subunit: MAGSFQNEIPPARINLKLDVGKGDAKKKVELPLKMLVMGEFSGEEHDERVVDREKININKNNFTQVMESMDLNLKYSVENKLTGEGNINVDLDIKNMDSFKPENIAKEVPALSKLLAARNLIKDLKSNLLDNREFRKRLEDIIKDPDTAKSLQEELKKIVPEETEEESKEESK; this comes from the coding sequence ATGGCCGGAAGTTTTCAAAATGAAATCCCCCCTGCACGGATCAATCTTAAACTTGATGTGGGTAAGGGTGATGCAAAGAAGAAAGTTGAATTGCCTCTGAAGATGCTTGTCATGGGAGAGTTTTCAGGCGAGGAGCATGATGAACGGGTGGTCGATCGGGAAAAGATCAATATCAACAAGAACAATTTCACCCAGGTTATGGAAAGCATGGACCTCAACCTGAAATATTCGGTCGAAAACAAACTGACCGGAGAGGGCAATATCAATGTCGATCTTGATATTAAAAACATGGATTCTTTTAAGCCCGAAAATATCGCCAAGGAGGTCCCCGCCCTCAGCAAGCTTCTTGCAGCCCGGAACCTGATCAAGGATCTGAAATCGAATCTTTTAGACAACAGAGAATTCAGAAAACGTCTTGAAGATATCATCAAAGATCCTGATACGGCGAAATCGTTGCAGGAAGAATTAAAGAAAATTGTTCCGGAAGAAACTGAAGAAGAAAGCAAGGAAGAGAGCAAGTAA
- a CDS encoding DEAD/DEAH box helicase → MAQQSYSKRLDFLSPLSSIPGFGPKRFAACKESGLETIGTLLYHFPLRYIDRSVITPLAAVHKFRDSQCSVIGTVTRTRVEKGRKPRLRILVEDDSGAIEALWFHGIPYLRAMLHTGKRLMLTGKIGCYGKFQMVHPDIEVMGKDKTAPDVPYLPIYSISMAMRSATINQKTLFKVIKWVLKNLKHYPQILPAMIEQEKGFPSLQECLTQIHMPDDPDLLDRFRDRIKYEELYQLALSLRWSKRKFAQPGRSMKAGGLMSRIEDTLPFTLTDEQRRAVSILHKDSAVDVRMHRLLQGDVGSGKTVVAFCACLPALNEGCQVAWLAPTEVLATQTHTTLTTFLRPLGIKPSLLKGGTASSQKRKIIAGLKNGEVRFVVGTHALLQPSVAFAKLGMIVIDEQHRFGVRQRLTLQEKDPASDFLLMSATPIPQTLAKTLYGDLDIVSLNHLPVEKKPVRTHVVPEKKRMEMERFAREHIESGKGQVFYIAPRIEGDYAGEEGVGDVTSLFEKLTGGTFKSIPVGLLHGRMAIEDKERVMEQFVMGEIKLLVSTTVVEVGIDIPSASIMIIENAEQFGLSQLHQLRGRVGRDGRDAYCFLLASFEKESVAEERLNHFCSDHDGFSIAERDLKLRGPGEVIGIRQSGWDELTMADIVRDAPLFREIQEKLDMLLER, encoded by the coding sequence ATGGCACAGCAATCATATTCAAAACGTCTCGATTTTTTATCGCCCCTTTCTTCAATTCCCGGTTTTGGTCCGAAGCGGTTTGCGGCATGCAAAGAAAGCGGACTCGAAACTATCGGCACTCTCTTGTACCATTTTCCCCTGCGCTATATCGACCGTTCGGTAATAACACCCCTGGCAGCGGTACACAAGTTCAGAGACTCTCAGTGTTCGGTTATCGGGACTGTCACACGAACACGGGTTGAGAAAGGACGGAAGCCGCGACTGAGGATCCTTGTTGAAGATGATTCCGGAGCGATCGAAGCGCTCTGGTTTCATGGCATTCCTTATCTGAGAGCCATGCTTCATACCGGGAAACGTCTTATGTTGACCGGCAAAATCGGCTGTTACGGAAAATTCCAGATGGTCCATCCGGATATTGAAGTAATGGGAAAGGATAAAACCGCTCCCGATGTTCCCTATTTACCGATTTATTCGATCAGTATGGCAATGCGGAGTGCCACCATTAATCAGAAGACACTTTTCAAGGTGATCAAATGGGTACTGAAAAATCTCAAGCATTATCCCCAGATTTTACCTGCAATGATCGAGCAGGAAAAAGGATTTCCCTCTCTCCAGGAATGTCTGACCCAGATTCATATGCCCGATGATCCGGATTTACTTGACCGTTTTCGGGACCGTATTAAATATGAAGAGTTATATCAGCTTGCATTGTCGCTTCGCTGGAGTAAAAGGAAGTTTGCCCAGCCTGGCCGGTCGATGAAAGCAGGGGGGCTTATGTCCCGGATAGAAGACACTCTTCCCTTTACACTCACCGATGAACAGCGGCGGGCCGTATCGATTCTTCACAAAGATTCGGCTGTTGATGTACGAATGCATCGTCTGTTGCAGGGTGATGTGGGTTCCGGAAAAACCGTTGTTGCTTTCTGTGCCTGCCTGCCTGCACTCAACGAAGGCTGTCAGGTAGCCTGGCTGGCGCCTACCGAAGTTCTGGCGACCCAGACCCATACAACGCTTACCACTTTTCTTCGTCCCTTGGGGATTAAGCCTTCACTGTTGAAAGGGGGAACTGCTTCCTCACAGAAACGGAAGATCATTGCCGGCCTGAAGAACGGCGAGGTCCGTTTTGTTGTAGGCACCCATGCCTTACTTCAGCCGTCGGTTGCATTTGCAAAGCTTGGGATGATCGTGATCGATGAACAGCACCGGTTCGGTGTCCGCCAGCGCCTGACCCTTCAGGAAAAAGATCCCGCTTCGGATTTTCTCCTCATGTCGGCTACGCCGATCCCCCAGACTCTGGCAAAAACCCTCTATGGCGATCTGGATATTGTCAGCCTTAATCATCTTCCGGTAGAAAAGAAACCGGTGAGAACCCATGTTGTTCCCGAAAAGAAACGAATGGAAATGGAGCGGTTTGCACGGGAACATATCGAATCGGGTAAAGGACAGGTGTTTTATATTGCACCACGGATCGAAGGCGATTATGCCGGTGAAGAGGGGGTTGGCGATGTGACATCGTTATTTGAAAAGTTAACCGGCGGTACTTTTAAATCCATACCTGTCGGATTGCTTCACGGCCGCATGGCAATTGAAGACAAGGAGCGGGTAATGGAGCAGTTTGTTATGGGCGAAATCAAGCTTCTTGTATCGACAACAGTCGTGGAAGTAGGAATCGATATCCCGTCGGCGAGTATCATGATTATCGAAAATGCGGAACAGTTTGGCTTGTCCCAGCTTCACCAGTTACGCGGGCGGGTTGGCCGGGACGGCCGGGACGCCTATTGCTTTTTGCTTGCATCCTTTGAAAAAGAGAGCGTTGCTGAAGAACGGTTGAACCATTTTTGCAGCGACCATGATGGTTTTTCCATTGCCGAGCGGGACCTGAAACTCCGCGGTCCCGGTGAAGTTATTGGAATACGTCAATCGGGATGGGATGAACTTACCATGGCGGATATTGTTCGTGACGCGCCGCTTTTCAGAGAAATTCAGGAAAAGCTCGATATGCTTCTTGAGCGTTGA